Proteins encoded by one window of Scatophagus argus isolate fScaArg1 chromosome 8, fScaArg1.pri, whole genome shotgun sequence:
- the xpc gene encoding DNA repair protein complementing XP-C cells isoform X1 — MTKRSKCARAEADTKKLKQVLRANSSGTQTRTKKKDAGIDIKEEEEKLERKVKPKPRSSSTRAARSTSSNTFTDVKTSKYFQSPVKEEEADSEDDFDMLTSPPRLGTVNAKKREKEEEEEEEEEDSEEDEDDWEEVEELTEPLGPVEPPEPVLPSQSVEIEIETPEVRKKQKRQAEFETYLRRMMNRYKKDLVIDTHKVHLMCLIASGMFRNRLCSEPDLLAITLSLLPAHFSMVSKERIDHNYLSGLLKWFRATFTLNPSLPCEERPEPQALLERRLASLSAQNHQEMTHLFLLVLRSLELFCRLVLSLQPIPLKLPTTKGKGTAAAAGKDNTGQENYKTSPPEPKISPGTKRPAGGERTKGDRGGKKAKRKEIKVEEDEEEKEKVITSGGQRPKNSKRRSIASKVSYKEESNSEGENEEEGLSDEEEFQANSEEEDSADSESEAKSTKKNKRKEKNKSKVTKSKNTQAPKRRSGGGKKMVKEEDQEWEEKEEDEEQREGTKSNGTKRRSGKMKQGPGADEWLEVYLEKTSSWVCVDVEHGVGMPHLCSQNATKPVSYVVSVDGDGFVKDLGKKYDPTWMTSSRKRRVDDEWWEETLEPFVGPEDERDIKEDKELQNKLLNKPLPVSVAEYKNHPLYALKRHLLKYEAIYPPTATVLGYCRGEPVYSRDCVHTLHSRDTWLKEARTVRLGEEPYKMVKGFSNRSRKARMMSELKDENDLALFGEWQTEEYQPPIAVDGKVPRNEYGNVYLFKPCMLPVGCVHLRLSNLHRVARKLNLEAAPAVTGFDFHGGYSHAVTDGYIVCEEHEEILRAAWVEDQELQKQKEKEKREKRATSNWTLLVKGLLIREKLKQRYSKKSQGLGSLAEGEETGGLSSDEEAGEGGSPGAKTASETLAMSWPQNRQAEEDEGSISGLKKKTMSKREKRGQEKHLFPFEKV; from the exons atgacgAAGCGGAGTAAATGTGCACGGGCAGAGGCCGATACAAAGAAACTGAAGCAGGTGCTAAGGGCAAACAGCAGTGGAACGCAAACAAGAACCAAGAAGAAAGATGCAG GTATTGACatcaaagaggaagaggagaagctCGAGAGGAAGGTCAAACCCAAACCACGTTCCTCCTCAACACGAGCAGCAAGGAGCACCTCTTCCAACACATTCACTGATGTCAAAACCAGTAAATACTTCCAGTCAccagtgaaggaggaggaggctgacaGTGAAGATGACTTTGACATGTTGACCTCCCCTCCACGGCTGGGAACAGTGAATgccaagaaaagagagaaagaagaagaagaagaggaggaggaggaggacagtgaggaagatgaggatgatTGGGAAGAAGTAGAAG AGCTGACGGAGCCGCTGGGTCCAGTTGAACCACCAGAACCCGTCCTGCCCTCTCAGTCAGTTGAGATAGAGATTGAAACTCCAGAAGTCAGGAAAAA GCAAAAGAGGCAGGCAGAGTTTGAGACGTATCTAAGGCGGATGATGAACCGATACAAGAAGGACCTGGTGATCGACACACAcaag GTCCACCTCATGTGCCTGATAGCCAGCGGGATGTTCCGCAACCGTCTGTGCAGTGAACCAGACCTGCTGGCCATCactctgtcactgctgcccGCTCACTTCAGCATGGTCAGCAAGGAACGCATCGACCACAACTACCTCTCAGGACTGCTCAAATG GTTCAGAGCAACATTCACCCTCAACCCTAGTCTTCCTTGTGAGGAACGTCCGGAGCCCCAAGCTCTGCTGGAGAGACGGCTGGCCAGCCTGTCAGCCCAAAACCACCAAGAAATGACTCAT ctgttcCTGTTGGTCCTGAGGTCTCTGGAGCTCTTCTGCCGATTGGTTCTTTCTTTGCAGCCGATTCCTCTCAAACTCCCAACAACTAAG GGCAAagggactgctgctgctgcaggaaagGACAACACAGGCCAGGAAAACTACAAGACCAGCCCCCCTGAGCCAAAGATCTCTCCTGGCACCAAGAGACCAGCGGGAGGGGAGAGGACCaaaggagacagagggggaaagaaagcaaagaggaaagaaataaaggtagaggaggatgaggaggaaaaggaaaaggttaTTACATCAGGAGGGCAGAGGCCAAAGAACTCAAAACGCCGCAGTATTGCCTCAAAAGTCAGTTACAAAGAGGAGAGCAACAGTGAAGGGGAAAACGAGGAGGAGGGGCTTAGCGATGAGGAGGAATTCCAGGCtaacagtgaggaggaggacagtgcAGATTCAGAGAGTGAGGCCAAATCcacaaagaagaacaagaggaaagagaaaaacaaatccaaagtGACCAAAAGCAAGAATACACAAGCCCCGAAGAGAAGGAGtggtggagggaaaaaaatggtaaaggaggaggaccaggagtgggaggaaaaagaggaagatgaagaacaaCGAGAAGGAACGAAGAGCAACGGAACAAAGCGAAGGAGCGGGAAAATGAAGCAGGGGCCTGGAGCAGACGAGTGGTTGGAGGTCTATCTGGAAAAAACTTCTTCCTGGGTTTGTGTGGATGTGGAACACGGTGTCGGGATGCCTCACCTCTGCTCCCAGAATGCAACAAAACCGGTGTCATACGTGGTGTCGGTGGATGGGGATGGGTTTGTGAAGGACCTGGGGAAGAAGTATGACCCCACCTGGATGACATCGTCCAGGAAGAGGCGGGTGGACGATGAATGGTGGGAGGAAACCCTTGAGCCGTTCGTGGGACCCGAGGACGAAAGGGACATAAAGGAAGACAAGGAG CTCCAGAACAAGCTGTTGAACAAGCCGCTGCCAGTCTCAGTAGCAGAGTACAAGAACCACCCGCTGTATGCCTTAAAGAGACACCTGCTGAAATATGAAGCTATCTACCCTCCAACAGCCACTGTGTTGGGATACTGCAGAGGAGAGCCAGTGTACTCCAG GGACTGTGTGCACACCCTCCATTCCAGGGACACATGGCTGAAAGAAGCACGAACTGTTAGACTTGGAGAAGAGCCATACAAG ATGGTGAAGGGCTTCTCTAATCGTTCCCGTAAGGCCAGAATGATGTCCGAGCTGAAGGATGAAAATGACCTGGCTCTGTTTGGAGAATGGCAGACTGAAGAGTACCAACCACCTATAGCTGTGGACGGGAAG GTTCCCCGTAACGAATACGGTAACGTCTACCTGTTCAAGCCCTGCATGTTACCAGTAGGCTGTGTTCACCTCAGGCTGTCCAACCTGCACCGCGTGGCCAGAAAGCTGAACCTCGAGGCTGCCCCTGCGGTTACAGGCTTCGACTTCCACGGAGGATACTCGCATGCTGT GACTGATGGTTACATTGTCTGCGAGGAGCATGAGGAGATTCTCCGAGCAGCCTGGGTGGAAGACCaagagctgcagaaacagaaggagaaagag aaaagggaaaagagggCGACCTCCAACTGGACTCTGCTGGTGAAGGGTCTACTGATCAGAGAAAAGCTTAAACAGCGCTACAGCAAGAAGAGCCAGGGACTAGGTAGCCTtgctgaaggagaggagacCGGTGGGCTTTCGTCCGATGAGGAGGCAGGTGAAGGTGGGAGTCCTGGAGCTAAGACTGCTTCTGAAACTCTGGCCATGTCCTGGCCCCAGAACAGACAAGCAGAGGAGGACGAAGGGAGCATCAGTggactgaagaagaagacaatgtCAAAACGGGAAAAGAGAGGACAAGAGAAACATTTGTTCCCCTTTGAGAAAGTTTGA
- the xpc gene encoding DNA repair protein complementing XP-C cells isoform X2, translating into MTKRSKCARAEADTKKLKQVLRANSSGTQTRTKKKDAGIDIKEEEEKLERKVKPKPRSSSTRAARSTSSNTFTDVKTSKYFQSPVKEEEADSEDDFDMLTSPPRLGTVNAKKREKEEEEEEEEEDSEEDEDDWEEVEELTEPLGPVEPPEPVLPSQSVEIEIETPEVRKKQKRQAEFETYLRRMMNRYKKDLVIDTHKVHLMCLIASGMFRNRLCSEPDLLAITLSLLPAHFSMVSKERIDHNYLSGLLKWFRATFTLNPSLPCEERPEPQALLERRLASLSAQNHQEMTHLFLLVLRSLELFCRLVLSLQPIPLKLPTTKGKGTAAAAGKDNTGQENYKTSPPEPKISPGTKRPAGGERTKGDRGGKKAKRKEIKLQNKLLNKPLPVSVAEYKNHPLYALKRHLLKYEAIYPPTATVLGYCRGEPVYSRDCVHTLHSRDTWLKEARTVRLGEEPYKMVKGFSNRSRKARMMSELKDENDLALFGEWQTEEYQPPIAVDGKVPRNEYGNVYLFKPCMLPVGCVHLRLSNLHRVARKLNLEAAPAVTGFDFHGGYSHAVTDGYIVCEEHEEILRAAWVEDQELQKQKEKEKREKRATSNWTLLVKGLLIREKLKQRYSKKSQGLGSLAEGEETGGLSSDEEAGEGGSPGAKTASETLAMSWPQNRQAEEDEGSISGLKKKTMSKREKRGQEKHLFPFEKV; encoded by the exons atgacgAAGCGGAGTAAATGTGCACGGGCAGAGGCCGATACAAAGAAACTGAAGCAGGTGCTAAGGGCAAACAGCAGTGGAACGCAAACAAGAACCAAGAAGAAAGATGCAG GTATTGACatcaaagaggaagaggagaagctCGAGAGGAAGGTCAAACCCAAACCACGTTCCTCCTCAACACGAGCAGCAAGGAGCACCTCTTCCAACACATTCACTGATGTCAAAACCAGTAAATACTTCCAGTCAccagtgaaggaggaggaggctgacaGTGAAGATGACTTTGACATGTTGACCTCCCCTCCACGGCTGGGAACAGTGAATgccaagaaaagagagaaagaagaagaagaagaggaggaggaggaggacagtgaggaagatgaggatgatTGGGAAGAAGTAGAAG AGCTGACGGAGCCGCTGGGTCCAGTTGAACCACCAGAACCCGTCCTGCCCTCTCAGTCAGTTGAGATAGAGATTGAAACTCCAGAAGTCAGGAAAAA GCAAAAGAGGCAGGCAGAGTTTGAGACGTATCTAAGGCGGATGATGAACCGATACAAGAAGGACCTGGTGATCGACACACAcaag GTCCACCTCATGTGCCTGATAGCCAGCGGGATGTTCCGCAACCGTCTGTGCAGTGAACCAGACCTGCTGGCCATCactctgtcactgctgcccGCTCACTTCAGCATGGTCAGCAAGGAACGCATCGACCACAACTACCTCTCAGGACTGCTCAAATG GTTCAGAGCAACATTCACCCTCAACCCTAGTCTTCCTTGTGAGGAACGTCCGGAGCCCCAAGCTCTGCTGGAGAGACGGCTGGCCAGCCTGTCAGCCCAAAACCACCAAGAAATGACTCAT ctgttcCTGTTGGTCCTGAGGTCTCTGGAGCTCTTCTGCCGATTGGTTCTTTCTTTGCAGCCGATTCCTCTCAAACTCCCAACAACTAAG GGCAAagggactgctgctgctgcaggaaagGACAACACAGGCCAGGAAAACTACAAGACCAGCCCCCCTGAGCCAAAGATCTCTCCTGGCACCAAGAGACCAGCGGGAGGGGAGAGGACCaaaggagacagagggggaaagaaagcaaagaggaaagaaataaag CTCCAGAACAAGCTGTTGAACAAGCCGCTGCCAGTCTCAGTAGCAGAGTACAAGAACCACCCGCTGTATGCCTTAAAGAGACACCTGCTGAAATATGAAGCTATCTACCCTCCAACAGCCACTGTGTTGGGATACTGCAGAGGAGAGCCAGTGTACTCCAG GGACTGTGTGCACACCCTCCATTCCAGGGACACATGGCTGAAAGAAGCACGAACTGTTAGACTTGGAGAAGAGCCATACAAG ATGGTGAAGGGCTTCTCTAATCGTTCCCGTAAGGCCAGAATGATGTCCGAGCTGAAGGATGAAAATGACCTGGCTCTGTTTGGAGAATGGCAGACTGAAGAGTACCAACCACCTATAGCTGTGGACGGGAAG GTTCCCCGTAACGAATACGGTAACGTCTACCTGTTCAAGCCCTGCATGTTACCAGTAGGCTGTGTTCACCTCAGGCTGTCCAACCTGCACCGCGTGGCCAGAAAGCTGAACCTCGAGGCTGCCCCTGCGGTTACAGGCTTCGACTTCCACGGAGGATACTCGCATGCTGT GACTGATGGTTACATTGTCTGCGAGGAGCATGAGGAGATTCTCCGAGCAGCCTGGGTGGAAGACCaagagctgcagaaacagaaggagaaagag aaaagggaaaagagggCGACCTCCAACTGGACTCTGCTGGTGAAGGGTCTACTGATCAGAGAAAAGCTTAAACAGCGCTACAGCAAGAAGAGCCAGGGACTAGGTAGCCTtgctgaaggagaggagacCGGTGGGCTTTCGTCCGATGAGGAGGCAGGTGAAGGTGGGAGTCCTGGAGCTAAGACTGCTTCTGAAACTCTGGCCATGTCCTGGCCCCAGAACAGACAAGCAGAGGAGGACGAAGGGAGCATCAGTggactgaagaagaagacaatgtCAAAACGGGAAAAGAGAGGACAAGAGAAACATTTGTTCCCCTTTGAGAAAGTTTGA